The proteins below come from a single Holdemania massiliensis genomic window:
- the purD gene encoding phosphoribosylamine--glycine ligase, with protein sequence MAKVLVIGSGGREHALAWKFAQSPQVEKVYAAPGNPGMAEVAECVAIGVLEFDKLIAFVKAQAIDLTFVGPEVPLCEGIADAFAAAGLTVFGPSRAAARLEGSKAFAKAMMKKYAIPTAAYQSFSDYDQAKVYLEQQPMPIVLKADGLAAGKGVIIAQTQAEAQDALKEMMCGGLFDQAGATVVIEEYLEGEEFSQLAFVNGTTVIPMEIAQDHKRAFDHDEGLNTGGMGAYTPVSHLSKAVVEEAIEKIVKPMAAAMVQEGCPFTGILYAGCMATERGVKTIEYNVRFGDPETEVLMIALQDDLYEICMWVLQHQTLPLHWSKEPVLGVVLASQGYPESSTKGAKISNLEHVEATVFHMGTALENGQLVTSGGRVLFVAAQRPTLKQAQAAVYVEIEKIDCDALFYRHDIGARGLQDC encoded by the coding sequence ATGGCAAAAGTATTGGTGATCGGCAGCGGCGGACGGGAACATGCGTTAGCCTGGAAATTTGCGCAGAGTCCGCAGGTTGAAAAAGTCTATGCCGCTCCGGGTAATCCGGGGATGGCGGAAGTTGCCGAATGCGTGGCGATCGGCGTACTGGAGTTTGACAAGCTGATTGCGTTTGTGAAGGCTCAGGCAATTGATCTGACGTTTGTCGGACCGGAAGTGCCGTTATGTGAGGGCATTGCCGATGCCTTTGCGGCCGCGGGGCTGACGGTCTTTGGTCCTAGCCGTGCGGCGGCGCGGTTAGAGGGAAGCAAGGCATTTGCCAAAGCCATGATGAAGAAATATGCGATTCCAACCGCGGCTTATCAAAGCTTTTCCGATTATGATCAGGCGAAGGTGTATCTTGAGCAGCAGCCGATGCCGATCGTGCTGAAGGCCGATGGTCTGGCTGCGGGCAAAGGTGTCATCATTGCCCAAACCCAGGCCGAGGCGCAGGATGCTTTAAAAGAGATGATGTGCGGCGGATTGTTCGATCAGGCCGGGGCAACTGTTGTCATCGAGGAATATCTTGAGGGAGAAGAATTCTCCCAGCTGGCCTTTGTCAATGGGACAACCGTCATTCCGATGGAGATCGCGCAGGATCATAAGCGGGCCTTTGATCATGATGAGGGGCTGAATACCGGTGGAATGGGCGCTTATACACCAGTATCGCATTTGTCCAAAGCCGTTGTTGAAGAAGCGATTGAAAAGATCGTTAAGCCGATGGCGGCGGCCATGGTTCAGGAAGGCTGTCCCTTCACCGGAATTTTATATGCCGGCTGCATGGCGACGGAGCGCGGCGTGAAAACGATTGAATACAATGTCCGCTTCGGCGATCCGGAAACGGAAGTGCTGATGATCGCCCTGCAGGATGATCTTTATGAAATCTGCATGTGGGTGCTGCAGCATCAGACCCTGCCGCTGCATTGGTCGAAAGAACCGGTGCTGGGCGTCGTGCTGGCCAGTCAGGGGTATCCGGAAAGTTCAACTAAAGGTGCGAAGATCAGCAATCTTGAGCACGTGGAAGCAACCGTCTTTCACATGGGAACCGCCCTTGAAAACGGACAGCTGGTGACCTCCGGCGGACGGGTGCTGTTTGTCGCTGCACAGAGGCCGACGCTGAAACAGGCGCAGGCTGCGGTCTATGTCGAAATTGAAAAAATTGACTGTGACGCGCTGTTTTACCGCCATGATATCGGCGCGCGGGGACTGCAGGATTGTTGA
- a CDS encoding AzlC family ABC transporter permease, with the protein MDQTKKEALGASLAVFPGYLVVGIAFGLLAQQHQISWGWAVLMSVVVYAGSMQFVGISLIAQAASPLQVIFMTLAVNLRHLFYGFSFLQEFGERGLRRLYLIFGLTDETYGLLCQKKLEKRAAPQWLYFWITLFDQLWWILGTLIGAAVGSVIPFDTTGIDFAMTALFFVTCLDQLKSASTPIPTVIGLVSAVTALLFFGADGMILPALVMIAAGLLGVRRTLQGRGLIQ; encoded by the coding sequence ATGGATCAAACTAAAAAAGAGGCTTTGGGTGCCTCGCTGGCAGTCTTTCCCGGCTATCTGGTCGTGGGCATCGCTTTCGGTCTGCTTGCCCAGCAGCATCAGATCAGCTGGGGCTGGGCTGTGTTAATGAGTGTTGTTGTCTATGCCGGCTCAATGCAGTTTGTCGGGATTTCGCTGATCGCTCAGGCGGCCAGTCCGCTGCAGGTGATCTTCATGACGTTGGCCGTCAATCTGCGGCATCTGTTTTACGGTTTTTCATTTCTGCAAGAATTTGGCGAGCGGGGGCTTCGCCGGCTGTATCTGATTTTTGGATTGACGGATGAAACCTATGGCTTGTTATGTCAGAAGAAGCTGGAGAAAAGAGCGGCGCCGCAGTGGCTGTATTTCTGGATTACCTTGTTCGATCAGCTGTGGTGGATTTTGGGAACGCTGATCGGAGCCGCGGTCGGTTCGGTTATTCCCTTTGATACAACAGGAATTGACTTTGCGATGACCGCGCTGTTCTTTGTTACCTGTCTGGATCAGCTGAAATCAGCCAGCACGCCGATCCCCACTGTTATCGGACTGGTCAGTGCCGTGACCGCGCTTCTTTTCTTTGGCGCTGACGGCATGATTTTGCCGGCTCTGGTGATGATCGCGGCGGGCTTATTGGGCGTACGGCGAACTCTGCAGGGAAGGGGGCTGATCCAATGA
- a CDS encoding branched-chain amino acid transporter permease, which translates to MNPILITILLMAAVTFLTRWLPFAAFRPGQPIPKTIAYLGQVLPMAMMAMLVVYGLRSASWLGPYHGAPELLALALTGFIHHWKHNSLLSIGCGTLFYMFLVQQIFR; encoded by the coding sequence ATGAATCCCATTTTGATTACGATTTTGTTGATGGCGGCGGTCACCTTTCTGACACGCTGGCTGCCATTTGCGGCGTTTCGCCCCGGTCAGCCGATCCCTAAAACGATTGCCTATCTCGGGCAGGTCCTGCCGATGGCGATGATGGCAATGCTGGTGGTGTACGGCCTGCGTTCTGCTTCATGGCTGGGACCATATCACGGGGCACCTGAACTGCTGGCGCTGGCGCTGACGGGTTTCATTCATCATTGGAAGCATAACAGCCTGCTGAGTATCGGCTGCGGAACGTTGTTTTATATGTTTCTAGTCCAACAGATTTTCCGCTGA
- a CDS encoding DUF969 domain-containing protein, producing the protein MEYLKLIGILIIVVGFALKWDVIAVVLISGLVTGLVSGLDFIQILEIMGKSFVDNRLMSIFLISFPAIALIERYGMKERAAELIGKIKNATAGKVLSIYMVVRILASAMSIRLGGHVQFVRPLILPMSEAAGQTSIKKPLNEKQRERIKGLAAAVENYGNFFGQNIFLGNSGVLLIQGTLAAAGYEVTLGSIAQASIPVGIVVTLFTIIQVLLADRKLKKEVQA; encoded by the coding sequence ATGGAATACTTGAAATTAATCGGCATTCTGATCATTGTGGTCGGATTTGCCTTAAAGTGGGACGTCATTGCGGTCGTTCTGATCTCTGGCTTAGTCACCGGACTTGTTTCAGGATTGGATTTTATTCAGATCTTGGAGATTATGGGGAAATCGTTTGTGGATAACCGGCTGATGTCGATCTTTTTGATCAGCTTTCCGGCGATTGCCCTGATCGAACGCTACGGCATGAAGGAGCGGGCTGCGGAATTGATCGGCAAGATAAAAAACGCAACGGCCGGCAAGGTCTTGTCTATTTATATGGTTGTTCGGATTTTGGCTTCAGCGATGTCAATTCGATTAGGCGGTCATGTACAGTTTGTCCGGCCGCTGATTCTGCCGATGAGTGAAGCTGCAGGGCAAACCTCTATCAAAAAGCCGCTGAACGAAAAGCAGCGTGAACGGATTAAAGGTCTGGCCGCGGCAGTGGAAAACTATGGTAACTTTTTTGGTCAAAACATTTTCTTAGGCAACAGCGGCGTTCTGTTGATTCAGGGGACTTTGGCTGCGGCCGGATATGAGGTGACGCTGGGTTCGATTGCGCAGGCTTCAATTCCGGTCGGGATCGTTGTCACGCTCTTTACGATTATCCAGGTCTTATTGGCTGATCGCAAGCTGAAAAAGGAGGTGCAGGCATAA
- a CDS encoding DUF979 domain-containing protein, whose amino-acid sequence MDLKTVLNWGSEIIFCLCGLVSFNAAWRGLQNEKCRIGTFAFWTILGLIFILGPYLPYALTGALLLVLGCLTAAKQVQMGKFVPSEAAFRKAQADKLGNKIFLPAITIGVVALVLSMLKFSGNSPVISFPLVWGLIPAAVLIVWAGLKFVGAKKQEVQAARSAQRQAGQLAIAGVILAAVTFVLSQLQFTVAEGGVSFPFALAIGLASILAYLIGVAITRPKFADTRDDTARLLMTVGAASLLPQLLGALGSVFTEAGVGAVISGIMANVVPQGSIVLGVIVYVAGMVLFTMVMGNAFAAFSVITVGIGVPFVILQGGDPAIVGALGMTAGFCGTLMTPMAANFNIVPAAVLETKDKYTVIKAQLPMALVMIVVHVILMLVLAF is encoded by the coding sequence ATGGATTTAAAAACAGTGCTGAATTGGGGCAGTGAAATCATTTTCTGCCTGTGCGGACTGGTCAGCTTTAACGCCGCATGGCGCGGGCTGCAGAACGAGAAGTGCCGGATCGGTACGTTTGCTTTCTGGACGATTCTCGGTTTGATTTTTATTCTGGGGCCTTATCTGCCCTATGCGCTGACGGGAGCTTTGCTTCTGGTGTTGGGCTGTCTGACGGCGGCTAAACAAGTGCAGATGGGAAAATTTGTTCCTTCGGAAGCGGCATTCCGCAAGGCGCAGGCGGATAAGCTGGGCAACAAGATCTTTCTGCCGGCAATCACGATCGGCGTTGTTGCACTGGTGCTGTCGATGCTGAAATTTTCCGGCAATTCACCGGTCATTTCGTTTCCGTTAGTTTGGGGATTGATTCCGGCTGCGGTTTTGATCGTCTGGGCTGGTTTGAAGTTTGTAGGCGCAAAGAAACAGGAAGTGCAGGCAGCCCGCAGCGCGCAGCGTCAGGCTGGGCAGTTAGCGATTGCCGGTGTGATTTTAGCTGCGGTGACCTTTGTCTTATCTCAGCTTCAATTCACTGTTGCGGAAGGAGGCGTTTCGTTTCCATTCGCTCTGGCAATTGGTTTAGCTTCGATTTTAGCTTATCTGATCGGTGTGGCAATCACTAGGCCGAAGTTTGCGGATACGCGGGATGATACTGCGCGGCTGTTGATGACGGTGGGGGCTGCCAGCCTGCTGCCGCAGCTGTTAGGTGCTTTGGGCTCAGTCTTTACAGAAGCCGGTGTCGGGGCAGTCATTTCCGGCATCATGGCGAATGTGGTGCCGCAGGGCAGTATTGTTCTCGGCGTCATTGTGTATGTAGCTGGGATGGTGCTGTTTACGATGGTTATGGGCAATGCCTTTGCGGCGTTTTCCGTCATCACCGTTGGAATTGGCGTACCGTTTGTCATTCTGCAGGGCGGAGATCCGGCGATTGTTGGTGCCTTGGGCATGACGGCGGGTTTCTGCGGAACACTGATGACGCCGATGGCCGCCAATTTCAACATTGTTCCGGCAGCGGTGCTGGAAACGAAGGACAAGTATACGGTGATCAAGGCTCAGCTGCCGATGGCACTGGTGATGATTGTCGTACATGTTATCCTCATGCTGGTGCTGGCTTTCTAA
- the pcp gene encoding pyroglutamyl-peptidase I, translated as MKILVTGFDPFGGESINPAIESVKRLPEVIGGAQIVKLEIPTVVHKSLAVIREAILKEDPDMILSIGQAGGRAEITVERVGINVDDCRISDNEGNQPVDEPIYADGPDAYFVTLPIKAMVKAMQEAGIPASVSNSAGTFVCNHVTYGVRYLIEKEFPGKRSGFIHIPYLPSQAASKKAMPSMELDTIVRGLTAAIEAMIEHQEDVKITGGTIC; from the coding sequence ATGAAAATATTAGTGACAGGCTTTGACCCTTTTGGCGGAGAGTCCATCAATCCGGCGATTGAATCTGTTAAGCGGCTGCCGGAGGTGATCGGCGGAGCGCAGATTGTGAAACTGGAAATTCCAACCGTTGTCCATAAGTCGTTAGCGGTCATCCGCGAGGCCATTCTCAAAGAAGATCCGGATATGATCTTATCCATCGGTCAGGCCGGCGGACGGGCAGAGATTACAGTGGAGCGGGTCGGCATCAATGTTGATGATTGCCGGATCAGCGACAATGAAGGCAATCAGCCGGTGGATGAGCCTATCTATGCCGATGGGCCGGATGCTTACTTTGTAACGCTGCCGATCAAGGCGATGGTGAAGGCGATGCAGGAAGCGGGCATTCCCGCCTCGGTTTCCAACAGTGCCGGAACGTTTGTATGCAATCATGTGACTTACGGCGTCCGTTATCTGATTGAAAAAGAATTTCCGGGCAAGCGCTCCGGGTTCATTCATATTCCGTATCTGCCATCGCAGGCGGCATCAAAAAAAGCGATGCCGTCGATGGAACTGGACACGATTGTCCGAGGATTAACGGCAGCGATTGAAGCGATGATCGAACATCAGGAAGATGTGAAGATTACCGGCGGAACAATCTGTTAA
- the nadE gene encoding NAD(+) synthase: MKIALGQIKVKQGQPTENLAAMRRMIEQAKAEHADLIVFPEMALSGYCLQDQWLDLDWCRNLDSFNDELLALSEGIGILYGNLWNKPLGQAVCGRDGRPIRCNAAYFYYNQKWVKKEKGALDGIYIKHLNPDYRVFDDSRYFLSGIEIAMRNQKAVDSMISPFLFEKDGKTWRIGVEICEDLWSDDYALDVTETYLRQDVDLIINLSCSPWTVNKEHSRDKRVKSHAEKASGHFVPLVYVNACGMQNNGKNVMVFDGDSTIYGENGDRQVSLNDTFEAECRTCSLHEHQTISRQPESKLMTALVCAIREFDQQMFSPKMKWIVGLSGGLDSSITSALLVYALGAERVVGYNMASRYNSLTTKNNAKALANRLGITIREGSIEKIVDATVETLQDYGYPQAEGLALENIQARLRGHLLSSFASMENGVIVNNGNKVEAALGYCTLYGDAIGALSPIADCTKVQLFDLAKQINAAFGKTIIPDNLLPEIQGDSLIWEFPPSAELKTDQRDPMKWFYHDWLIGKLTEYPSAQVEEIMEDYLDGTLQDSEMGRWIRYYGLDDPEAFIQDLEWVLRTMKGAVFKRIQFPPIVMISRGAFGNDVREAQMRPETTHRYRELREKILALKKPSSLGK, translated from the coding sequence ATGAAAATTGCGTTAGGACAAATCAAGGTTAAGCAAGGACAGCCGACGGAGAATCTTGCAGCTATGCGCCGTATGATTGAACAGGCTAAAGCTGAACATGCGGATCTGATCGTTTTTCCGGAAATGGCACTGAGCGGATACTGTCTGCAGGATCAATGGCTGGATCTGGACTGGTGTCGGAATCTGGACAGCTTCAACGATGAACTTCTGGCCTTGTCCGAGGGAATCGGGATTCTCTATGGTAATCTGTGGAATAAACCGCTGGGGCAGGCAGTCTGTGGCCGTGACGGTCGTCCGATCCGCTGCAATGCCGCGTATTTCTATTATAACCAAAAATGGGTGAAGAAAGAAAAGGGTGCGTTGGATGGGATTTACATCAAACATCTCAATCCGGATTATCGGGTTTTTGATGATTCCCGTTATTTTCTTTCCGGAATTGAGATTGCGATGCGCAATCAAAAAGCCGTCGATTCCATGATCAGTCCGTTTCTGTTTGAGAAGGACGGAAAAACATGGCGGATCGGCGTTGAGATTTGCGAAGATCTGTGGAGCGATGATTATGCGCTGGATGTGACGGAAACTTATCTGCGTCAGGATGTGGATCTGATCATCAATTTGTCCTGTTCGCCATGGACAGTCAATAAGGAACACTCCCGTGATAAACGAGTGAAATCCCATGCTGAAAAAGCGTCGGGACACTTTGTACCGCTGGTGTATGTCAATGCCTGTGGTATGCAGAATAATGGCAAGAATGTCATGGTGTTTGACGGTGACAGCACGATTTATGGAGAAAACGGCGATCGTCAAGTTTCATTGAATGATACGTTTGAAGCAGAATGCCGAACCTGTTCGCTGCATGAGCATCAGACGATTTCACGGCAGCCTGAATCCAAGCTGATGACGGCTTTGGTTTGTGCGATCCGCGAATTTGATCAGCAGATGTTTTCGCCGAAGATGAAATGGATCGTTGGTTTGTCCGGCGGTCTGGACAGCAGTATTACGTCGGCACTATTGGTTTATGCTTTAGGAGCGGAGCGGGTCGTTGGCTACAACATGGCCAGCCGCTATAACAGTCTGACGACCAAAAACAACGCAAAGGCTCTGGCAAATCGGCTAGGCATAACCATCCGCGAGGGCAGTATTGAGAAGATTGTGGATGCAACGGTGGAAACGCTGCAGGACTATGGCTATCCGCAGGCTGAGGGGCTGGCGCTTGAAAATATCCAGGCCCGCCTGCGCGGCCACCTGTTGTCCAGCTTTGCGTCGATGGAAAACGGTGTGATCGTCAACAATGGCAACAAGGTCGAGGCGGCCTTGGGTTACTGCACGTTGTATGGCGATGCCATCGGTGCGCTCTCGCCGATTGCGGATTGCACGAAGGTGCAGTTGTTTGATTTAGCGAAACAAATCAATGCTGCATTTGGCAAAACGATCATTCCGGACAATCTGCTTCCGGAAATTCAGGGTGATTCACTGATCTGGGAATTCCCGCCGTCTGCGGAATTAAAAACGGATCAGCGGGATCCGATGAAGTGGTTCTATCATGACTGGCTGATTGGCAAGCTGACAGAATACCCAAGCGCACAGGTCGAGGAAATCATGGAAGATTATCTTGACGGAACGCTGCAGGACAGTGAAATGGGGCGTTGGATCCGTTATTATGGCCTGGATGATCCGGAAGCCTTTATTCAGGATTTAGAATGGGTATTGCGGACGATGAAGGGAGCCGTATTCAAGCGGATTCAGTTCCCGCCGATTGTGATGATAAGCCGCGGTGCTTTCGGCAATGATGTGCGGGAGGCTCAGATGCGTCCGGAAACAACCCATCGCTATCGTGAGCTTCGGGAAAAGATATTAGCGCTGAAAAAACCAAGTTCACTGGGAAAATAA
- the hdhA gene encoding 7alpha-hydroxysteroid dehydrogenase, whose translation MRLQNKVVLVTASTRGIGLATVQACAMEGAIVYMAARNLDLAQQRAEELNQKGYHVHTVYNDATKLDSYRTMIEEVIKLEGRIDVLVNNFGTSNPQTDLDIEHTKWEDFQSTVNINLASVYVSSQAVIPHMKKQGGGSIINISSIGGLTPDIARIGYAVSKDAIIYLSKNIAVQTARSNIRVNVVCPGQTATDAVMNNMSPEFQEFFLRHTPIKRMGKPEEIAAAVVYFASDESAYTTGQVMAVHGGFGLPTPVFADMIDLSAEQKH comes from the coding sequence ATGCGATTACAAAACAAAGTAGTATTGGTTACTGCCTCGACTCGAGGCATTGGTTTGGCTACCGTCCAGGCCTGCGCCATGGAAGGCGCAATCGTTTATATGGCGGCTCGCAATTTAGACCTAGCTCAGCAGCGAGCTGAAGAATTGAATCAGAAAGGTTATCATGTCCACACGGTCTACAACGATGCGACCAAGCTGGATTCTTATCGGACAATGATCGAAGAAGTGATCAAACTTGAAGGTCGAATTGATGTACTGGTCAACAATTTTGGTACCTCCAATCCTCAAACTGATCTCGATATTGAACATACGAAATGGGAAGATTTCCAATCGACTGTCAACATCAATCTGGCCAGTGTCTATGTCAGCAGCCAAGCTGTCATCCCGCACATGAAAAAGCAAGGCGGAGGAAGCATTATCAACATCAGTTCGATCGGCGGCCTAACCCCGGATATTGCCCGAATTGGGTATGCGGTAAGCAAAGATGCGATCATCTACCTTTCTAAAAACATTGCCGTGCAGACAGCTCGCAGCAACATCCGTGTCAATGTCGTTTGTCCAGGACAGACCGCAACCGACGCCGTGATGAACAACATGTCCCCGGAATTTCAGGAATTCTTCCTGCGCCACACACCGATCAAACGAATGGGCAAACCGGAAGAAATTGCCGCGGCAGTTGTTTACTTCGCCAGTGACGAATCCGCCTATACAACAGGTCAGGTGATGGCCGTTCATGGAGGTTTTGGCCTGCCGACCCCGGTCTTCGCAGACATGATTGATTTAAGCGCTGAACAAAAGCATTAA
- a CDS encoding fructose bisphosphate aldolase encodes MNQEQLNRMHSAKGFIAALDQSGGSTPKALRLYGIEEDQYEGEEAMFDLIHQMRTRIITSPAFTSEHILAAILFEMTMDRQIEGQYTADYLWEKKGILPILKVDKGLAPLENGVQLMKPIPNLKELLERAQDRHIFGTKMRSVIKEADPAGIHAIVAQQFEIGLEIAKAGFVPILEPEVDITIADKEKCELLLKAEIQQHLAKLTEDVRLMFKLSIPTVDGFYGDLMEDPHVVRVVALSGGYSRKEANEKLARNPGLIASFSRALTEGLKAQQTDEEFNALLKSSIESIYDASVQ; translated from the coding sequence ATGAATCAAGAACAACTGAATCGTATGCATTCCGCCAAAGGCTTTATCGCCGCTCTGGACCAAAGTGGAGGAAGTACACCGAAAGCACTTCGGCTGTATGGAATTGAGGAAGATCAGTATGAGGGTGAAGAAGCGATGTTCGATCTGATCCACCAGATGAGAACTCGCATTATCACCAGTCCGGCCTTTACCAGCGAACACATTCTGGCCGCTATCCTCTTTGAAATGACCATGGATCGTCAGATTGAAGGACAGTATACCGCTGATTATCTGTGGGAAAAGAAAGGGATTCTTCCAATCTTAAAAGTAGATAAAGGATTAGCCCCACTGGAAAACGGTGTTCAGCTGATGAAGCCGATTCCGAATCTGAAGGAGTTGCTTGAACGAGCCCAAGATCGGCATATTTTTGGCACTAAAATGCGCTCAGTCATCAAGGAAGCCGATCCTGCTGGAATCCATGCTATTGTAGCCCAGCAATTTGAAATCGGCTTGGAAATTGCCAAAGCTGGTTTCGTTCCAATTCTGGAGCCGGAAGTTGACATTACCATTGCCGACAAGGAAAAATGTGAGCTGCTGCTGAAAGCTGAAATCCAGCAGCATCTGGCCAAATTAACAGAGGATGTCCGCTTGATGTTTAAGCTTTCGATTCCGACCGTTGATGGCTTTTACGGTGACTTGATGGAAGATCCGCATGTTGTGCGTGTCGTTGCCTTATCCGGCGGCTATTCCCGCAAGGAAGCCAACGAAAAACTGGCGCGCAATCCAGGCCTGATCGCCAGCTTCTCCCGTGCTTTAACCGAAGGTCTTAAGGCTCAGCAAACCGATGAAGAATTCAACGCCCTGCTGAAATCTTCGATTGAATCGATTTACGATGCTTCTGTTCAATAA
- the rlmD gene encoding 23S rRNA (uracil(1939)-C(5))-methyltransferase RlmD: protein MKEKKKETNKVLKKAPKKELKKEQKKEPTYILKTICSGLDVSGKGIVKIKNDKVLIENLLPQEEVELEYTIRKEPKVISAMRLSESADRVKSRCRIFDRCGGCQLQHLNYKAQLEWKKEKVQSLLGRYGQVQEILGMEEPWAYRNKVIATFSLNKKGKVIAGIYEEDSHQVVPYSECWIQDALAAKILNTLCELMTKFRIEPYDEDKRTGLVRHCLIRIGHVSREVLVCLVCASPIFPARKQLVQQLRSQHPEITTIVMNVNNRSTSIVLGQQERVLSGTGKIQDQLCGLRFSITAKSFYQINTQQTEILYYKAMELANLTGQERVLDAYCGIGTISLVAAQKAKEVVGVEVNPVSIKNAIENARVNHIRNAWFVEADAGLFMEQAAREGQRYDVVLMDPPRSGADERFLKSLCQLSPDRIVYISCNPSTQARDLRHLTHEGYQVEAIVPVDLFPMTVHVETIVLMSKVSPNK, encoded by the coding sequence ATGAAGGAAAAAAAGAAAGAAACGAATAAAGTACTAAAAAAAGCACCTAAAAAAGAACTGAAGAAGGAACAAAAGAAGGAACCTACGTATATATTAAAAACGATCTGTTCGGGACTGGATGTTTCCGGCAAGGGAATTGTTAAGATCAAAAATGACAAGGTTTTGATTGAAAATCTGCTTCCCCAAGAGGAGGTAGAGTTGGAATATACGATCAGAAAAGAGCCTAAGGTGATCTCTGCGATGCGCTTAAGCGAAAGTGCTGATCGGGTAAAGTCACGCTGTCGGATTTTTGATCGCTGTGGCGGATGTCAACTTCAGCATCTGAACTATAAAGCTCAGTTGGAATGGAAAAAGGAAAAGGTACAATCACTTTTAGGCCGCTATGGACAGGTTCAGGAGATTCTGGGAATGGAGGAACCATGGGCATACCGCAACAAGGTGATTGCTACGTTTTCATTGAATAAGAAGGGCAAGGTGATCGCCGGCATCTATGAAGAGGACAGCCATCAGGTTGTGCCTTATTCAGAATGCTGGATTCAAGATGCGCTGGCAGCAAAGATTTTAAATACTTTGTGTGAACTGATGACAAAATTCAGGATCGAACCGTATGATGAAGATAAACGAACAGGATTAGTCCGTCATTGTTTGATTCGAATTGGTCATGTCAGCCGTGAAGTGCTGGTTTGTCTTGTGTGTGCTTCTCCGATTTTCCCAGCACGAAAACAATTGGTTCAGCAGCTGCGCAGCCAGCATCCGGAGATTACAACGATTGTCATGAATGTCAATAACCGCAGTACAAGTATTGTCCTGGGACAGCAGGAACGAGTGTTGAGCGGAACGGGCAAAATTCAGGATCAGCTGTGTGGTCTGCGGTTTTCCATTACCGCGAAGTCTTTTTATCAGATCAATACGCAGCAGACCGAAATCCTGTATTATAAAGCCATGGAACTGGCAAATTTAACCGGTCAGGAACGTGTTCTGGACGCTTATTGTGGGATTGGAACGATCAGTCTGGTCGCTGCTCAGAAGGCAAAAGAGGTAGTCGGTGTCGAGGTAAACCCGGTTTCGATTAAAAATGCGATAGAGAATGCCCGCGTAAATCATATTCGCAATGCTTGGTTTGTGGAGGCTGACGCTGGCTTGTTTATGGAACAAGCAGCTCGGGAAGGGCAACGGTACGACGTTGTGTTGATGGATCCTCCACGCTCAGGCGCGGATGAGCGATTCTTAAAGTCTTTGTGTCAGCTGAGTCCGGATCGGATTGTTTATATTTCATGCAATCCTTCCACACAGGCAAGAGATCTGCGTCATTTAACTCACGAAGGGTATCAGGTGGAAGCGATTGTTCCCGTAGATTTATTTCCGATGACAGTTCATGTGGAAACGATTGTATTAATGTCAAAAGTGAGCCCTAACAAGTAA
- a CDS encoding helix-turn-helix domain-containing protein — MTQTQLAEQIKTTSPYVNRIIKKQDGVVNKTFVQMLEALGYDIELTYVKRED; from the coding sequence ATGACACAGACTCAGCTTGCAGAGCAGATTAAAACGACAAGTCCGTATGTCAACCGTATTATCAAAAAGCAGGACGGTGTTGTAAACAAAACCTTTGTGCAGATGCTGGAAGCATTGGGATATGATATTGAATTAACATATGTGAAGCGAGAAGATTAG